The genomic region CCCTGTACGCGAAAATCTCTTAGTCATGAAATCGAGTAGGACGGAGCACGAGAAACTTTGTCTGAATATGGGGGGACCATCCTCCAAGGCTAAATACTACTGACTGACCGATAGTGAACTAGTACCGTGAGGGAAAGGCGAAAAGAACCCCGGAGAGGGGAGTGAAATAGATCCTGAAACCGTATGCGTACAAGCAGTGGGAGCCCACTTTGTTGGGTGACTGCGTACCTTTTGTATAATGGGTCAGCGACTTATTTTCAGTGGCGAGCTTAACCGAATAGGGGAGGCGTAGCGAAAGCGAGTCTTAATAGGGCGTCTAGTCGCTGGGAATAGACCCGAAACCGGGCGATCTATCCATGGGCAGGTTGAAGGTTGGGTAACACTAACTGGAGGACCGAACCGACTACCGTTGAAAAGTTAGCGGATGACCTGTGGATCGGAGTGAAAGGCTAATCAAGCTCGGAGATAGCTGGTTCTCCTCGAAAGCTATTTAGGTAGCGCCTCATGTATCACTGTAGGGGGTAGAGCACTGTTTCGGCTAGGGGGTCATCCCGACTTACCAAACCGATGCAAACTCCGAATACCTACAAGTGCCGAGCATGGGAGACACACGGCGGGTGCTAACGTCCGTCGTGAAAAGGGAAACAACCCAGACCGTCAGCTAAGGTCCCAAAGTTATGGTTAAGTGGGAAACGATGTGGGAAGGCTTAGACAGCTAGGAGGTTGGCTTAGAAGCAGCCACCCTTTAAAGAAAGCGTAATAGCTCACTAGTCGAGTCGGCCTGCGCGGAAGATGTAACGGGGCTCAAACCATACACCGAAGCTACGGGTATCACGTAAGTGATGCGGTAGAGGAGCGTTCTGTAAGCCTGTGAAGGTGAGTTGAGAAGCTTGCTGGAGGTATCAGAAGTGCGAATGCTGACATGAGTAACGACAATGGGTGTGAAAAACACCCACGCCGAAAGACCAAGGTTTCCTGCGCAACGTTAATCGACGCAGGGTTAGTCGGTCCCTAAGGCGAGGCTGAAAAGCGTAGTCGATGGAAAACAGGTTAATATTCCTGTACTTCTGGTTATTGCGATGGAGGGACGGAGAAGGCTAGGCCAGCTTGGCGTTGGTTGTCCAAGTTTAAGGTGGTAGGCTGAGATCTTAGGTAAATCCGGGATCTTAAGGCCGAGAGCTGATGACGAGTCATCTTTTAGATGACGAAGTGGTTGATGCCATGCTTCCAAGAAAAGCTTCTAAGCTTCAGGTAACCAGGAACCGTACCCCAAACCGACACAGGTGGTTGGGTAGAGAATACCAAGGCGCTTGAGAGAACTCGGGTGAAGGAACTAGGCAAAATGGCACCGTAACTTCGGGAGAAGGTGCGCCGGTGAGGGTGAAGGACTTGCTCCGTAAGCTCATGCCGGTCGAAGATACCAGGCCGCTGCGACTGTTTATTAAAAACACAGCACTCTGCAAACACGAAAGTGGACGTATAGGGTGTGACGCCTGCCCGGTGCCGGAAGGTTAATTGATGGGGTTAGCTAACGCGAAGCTCTTGATCGAAGCCCCGGTAAACGGCGGCCGTAACTATAACGGTCCTAAGGTAGCGAAATTCCTTGTCGGGTAAGTTCCGACCTGCACGAATGGCGTAACGATGGCGGCGCTGTCTCCACCCGAGACTCAGTGAAATTGAAATCGCTGTGAAGATGCAGTGTATCCGCGGCTAGACGGAAAGACCCCGTGAACCTTTACTATAGCTTTGCACTGGACTTTGAATTTGCTTGTGTAGGATAGGTGGGAGGCTTTGAAGCGTGGACGCCAGTCTGCGTGGAGCCAACCTTGAAATACCACCCTGGCAACTTTGAGGTTCTAACTCAGGTCCGTTATCCGGATCGAGGACAGTGTATGGTGGGTAGTTTGACTGGGGCGGTCTCCTCCTAAAGAGTAACGGAGGAGTACGAAGGTGCGCTCAGACCGGTCGGAAATCGGTCGTAGAGTATAAAGGCAAAAGCGCGCTTGACTGCGAGACAGACACGTCGAGCAGGTACGAAAGTAGGTCTTAGTGATCCGGTGGTTCTGTATGGAAGGGCCATCGCTCAACGGATAAAAGGTACTCCGGGGATAACAGGCTGATACCGCCCAAGAGTTCATATCGACGGCGGTGTTTGGCACCTCGATGTCGGCTCATCACATCCTGGGGCTGAAGCCGGTCCCAAGGGTATGGCTGTTCGCCATTTAAAGTGGTACGCGAGCTGGGTTTAGAACGTCGTGAGACAGTTCGGTCCCTATCTGCCGTGGACGTTTGAGATTTGAGAGGGGCTGCTCCTAGTACGAGAGGACCGGAGTGGACGAACCTCTGGTGTTCCGGTTGTCACGCCAGTGGCATTGCCGGGTAGCTATGTTCGGAATAGATAACCGCTGAAAGCATCTAAGCGGGAAACTAGCCTCAAGATGAGATCTCACTGGGACCTTGAGTCCCCTGAAGGGCCGTCGAAGACTACGACGTTGATAGGTTGGGTGTGTAAGCGCTGTGAGGCGTTGAGCTAACCAATACTAATTGCCCGTGAGGCTTGACCATATAACACCCAAGCAATTTGACTACTCTAACGAGCATCAGATTGCGGTGTGTGAAGACGAAATGAACCGAAAGTTCGACGCTCACAAAGCACCGACAGCTGTCACATACCCAATTTGCTGAAGCGAGGCCAGCTGGTCACGACTCAGTACCCGAATTTCTTGACGACCATAGAGCATTGGAACCACCTGATCCCATCCCGAACTCAGTAGTGAAACGATGCATCGCCGATGGTAGTGTGGGGTTTCCCCATGTGAGAGTAGGTCATCGTCAAGATTAAATTCCAAAACCCCTGTTTGCTAACGCAGACAGGGGTTTTGTTTATATAGAAACTCATGAATTTCACCGGCCCGTTGCCAACGCAACGGCCTGGTACACAGAATTTCTTGACGACCATAGAGCATTGGAACCACCTGATCCCATCCCGAACTCAGCAGTGAAACGATGCATCGCCGATGGTAGTGTGGGGTTTCCCCATGTGAGAGTAGGTCATCGTCAAGATTGAATTCCGAAACCCCTGTCTGCTAGCGCAGACAGGGGTTTTGTCGTTTAGGGCGACCCAAAACAACAATTCCGCTAACCAGCCGTCTGTCGGTTTCCTACGCTAAAAGAAGATGCTTCTCACAAATTCCTAAGATTTGTCGAAGTTTGGCCGAAACCCTGACGAGCCATGCGTGCACCGAAATAGAGCGACCGTAGAGTCCGCCTATCCCGTTACATGGAATGTTCCACTCGGCACGCTCACCCCTTTGGCAAAAGAAGTCGATGAAATGAATCTCAAGTTCAGTCATAAAATTCTGTTGGCCGCGTCAGGCGTCGTGGTTTTAGCCTTCGCGTTATTCACGCTGTACAACGACTATCTACAACGCAACACGATCAAGCAAAACCTGGCCTCGTCCATTCAACAATCCGGCGAACTCACTGCCAGCAGTGTGCAGAACTGGCTCAGTGGTCGCATCCTGGTCCTCGAGAACCTGGCGCAGAACGTAGCTCATCAGGGCAATGCGGCCGACCTTCCCGGGCTGGTCGATCAGCCAGCGCTCACCTCCAACTTCCAGTTCACCTACGTGGGTCAGACCAACGGCGTGTTCACTCAGCGTCCTGATGCGAAGATGCCTGACGACTACGACCCTCGTCAGCGCCCTTGGTACAAGCAAGCGGTAGTAGCGGACAAAACCATGCTTACTCCGCCTTATATGGCGGCTGTGGGCGGCCAGATCGTGACAATTGCCATGCCTGTGAAGAAGAACGGCGAATTGTTGGGTGTTGTCGGCGGCGACCTGAGTCTGCAAACCCTGGTGAAGATCATCAATTCGGTAGACTTCGGCGGCATCGGCCATGCATTCCTGGTCAGCGGTGATGGTCAAGTCATCGTCAGCCCTGACCAGGACCAGGTGATGAAAAACCTCAAGGACATCTACTCTGGCAACAACGTACGCATCGAAAAGGTCAACCAGGACGTCGTCCTCAATCACCAGGATCGCATTCTGTCGTTCACGCCTATCAGCGGTTTGCCTGGCGCCGACTGGTACATCGGCCTGTCGATTGATAAAGAAAAAGCCTATGCCCCTTTGGGTAAATTCCGTACCTCAGCGTTGATTGCGATGTTGATTGCTGTCGTGGCCATTGCTGTGCTCCTGAGCTTGCTTATCCAAGTATTGCTGCGTCCGTTGACTACCATGGGCGTTGCCATGAAGGACATTGCCCAAGGCGAAGGTGATTTGACCCGCCGCCTAGACGTAACCAGCAAAGACGAATTCGGCGAAGTCGGTAGTGCGTTCAACCAGTTCGTCGAGCGGATCCACGCCTCGATTTCCGAGGTGTCTTCGGCAACACGGCAGGTGCACGATCTATCCCAGCGTGTAATGGCATCGTCTAATGCCTCGATCATCGGTTCCGACGAACAGAGTGCTCGCACCAACAGCGTCGCAGCTGCGATCAACGAACTGGGTGCCGCTACCCAAGAAATCGCGCGCAACGCCGCAGATGCTTCGCAGCATGCCAGCGGTGCCAGCGAGCAAGCTGACGATGGGCGTAAGGTGGTTGAGCAAACCATCCAGGCGATGTCGGAGCTGTCGCAGAAGATCAGCCTGTCCTGCACTCAGATCGAAACCTTGAATGCCAGTACCGACAACATCGGTCATATTCTTGATGTCATCAAAGGTATCTCCCAGCAAACCAACTTGCTCGCCCTTAACGCGGCGATCGAGGCTGCCCGTGCCGGCGAAGCCGGACGTGGATTTGCAGTGGTGGCTGATGAAGTGCGTAACCTGGCGCACCGTACCCAAGAGTCGGCAGAAGAGATCCACAAGATGATCACTTCCCTGCAAGTGGGGTCCCGAGAAGCAGTGACCACCATGAATGCCAGTCAGGTCTCCAGTGAAGAAAGCGTTGAAGTGGCCAACCAGGCGGGTGAGCGCCTGGTCAGCGTGACGCAGCGCATCGTTGAAATAGATGGCATGAACCAGTCGGTTGCGGCAGCAACCGAAGAACAGACCGCAGTCGTTGAAACCCTCAACGTTGACATCAACCAGATCAACCTGCTGAACCAGCAGGGCGTGGCCAACCTCAACGAGACGCTCAAGGACTGCGATGCGCTGTCCCAGCAGGCCAGTCGATTGAAGCAATTGGTCGATAGCTTCAAAATCTGAACCTGACTGCATCGGAGCGAGAGGCCTCGCTCCGACTGCTTAGCCAAGCATCCGGCGCACATTCTCCAACGCGCTGTCGGCGAACGTCTGTGCAAACTGTTCAAACTCAGCTTGAGTCGTTTCCTGCGGCTCGCCCACCAGCGTCCAGGTTGCCTTGGAACACTGGGCGCCAAGTGCTTCCACACTCATTGCTGCCCATAAGCGCGCCACGCCCAAAGTGTTGTAGAGGGTGGTCCACGTCATGTACATGGCGCTTTCGTCTCGGCTGTTCAGTTGCTCCACGACGCAATGGCCATCGTGGAAAAATTTAGTGCGCAATGCGCCTACGCCAACACCCGTCATCTCGGTGTGTGACAGGCTTGGGATGAAGGTATCAAAACTATCAAAGCTACCGACCACGTCCCACAGGCGTTTAGCCTCACACGGGACTACGACGGAAGCCACAATCGGTGTACCGATCGGATTGCGAATTAACGTATCGGGTTGCAGCGGTTTCATGGGGGAGTCCTGAAGCAGTTCAGAGGAAGCCGATGGCCGTGAGGTAGTCACAGCCCTTGCGTAACAGCTCCGGGTTCTTTGGCGGATAGTCCATACCCATCTTTTCCAGGCCCCAGCGGGCATTGTCGTAACGGATCATCGAAGTGTCGCCGATGTCTTCGCCAAGTCCGTCCAGGTAAAAGCCCAGCACGCGAAACAGCGCATTATCACGACTCACCGTTTGCAGCGTCCGTTGCCAGTGTTCAATGCCTACCCGATCGAAGGCGTGCCCGGCCTCGCTGAACGCGTCGAGATACTGATCCCAGCTCAAGGGCTGCGGGTTGTGCAGGTTGAATATGTTCCGCCCAGGGGTAAAGCGGGCGCTGTGAAAGGCAATGAACCCAGCCAGGAAGTCCACCGGCATCAAATCGAAGTTCACGTTCAGGCGGGGTGCCACTCCCAATTGCAGGGAGCCCTTGAGCATCAACATCAATCGATTTTTCTGCGGCTGGCAAACACCGTTCTGACTGTTGAAGCTGATATTCCCGGGCCGATGGATATTCACCCAGGCCCCTTGCTCCCTCGCCCGCCCTAACAGCCGTTCTGCCACCCACTTGGTAAGGTTATAGCCATTTTTCACATAGAGCGGTAACGCGTGCCCGGCAGGGGCTTCAAGGACGTACCCATCGGCGTCCACGCTGCTGCAGGCTGATAGGGTAGAGATGAAGTTGAGCACCTTTTTACAATGGGTCTCGCAAAGACGCAGGCACTCAAGGGCCGGTTCGACGTTGTCTTTGGCGAGTGACACATAGTCCATCACATGATTGACCTGTGCCGCGTTGTGCACCACCACGCCATAATCGCGAGCGAGGCGGTCGTACACATTGCATGCCAAGCCCAGGCGAGGTTGGCGAATGTCGGCGGCGTATACTTGCACTCGGCTCAGGTCCAGATGTTCCAGATGGTATTCACGCAAGGCCTGGGTAAACCTTGCTGTTGCCGATTGACCTGGCAGTTCCCGCACAAGGCACGCTACCTCTTGTGCTCCTGCAGCCAGCAGCGCGTGGACGATATGCGCCCCGACAAAGCTATTCGCCCCGGTGACGATCACTTTACGCGGATCGCCCAAGCGGGCCTCGGGCAGTATCTTAATTTCCAACACTTGTGATGCATCTTTCTCCATTTGGCTGCCGGGTGTATCCGGCAACACACCACCTTCCATCAGGGCGGCCAATGTGCGGATTGTCGGTGCCTCGAAAAAGTGGTTGAGGGAGAGGCTGCGGCCAAACCGCTCGCGCACGCGCAGCAATAACGTCGACAAGAGGATGGAATGGCCGCCCAGATTGAAAAAGCTGTCATCAATCGATAATTTGCCAGCGGGTAACGCCAGCAATTGCGCCCACAGGTCTACCAACTGCTTTTGCAGATCGGTCTGAGCACAGCTGCGCGTCACTTCTTGAGGGATGGACAACGGCATGGCCAGCAATGCATTGCGATCGATCTTGCCGTTACTCGAGCCCGGCATGCGCGCTAACTCGTTCCAGATGACGGGCTGCATATGTTCAGGCAGCCACTGGCGGGCATACTGTTTCAAGTCAGCCAGCGTGGCGCTGGGTTCGGGTTGAGTGACAAAAGCGATGACCCTGAGGCCCGGGTCAATCACTACGGCCACTTGGCGAAACAACCGACTGTTGCGCAGGCATTGTTCGATTTCCAGGGGCTCGACCCGGAATCCGCGAATTTTGACTTGGTCATCCCGACGCCCACCCAACTCGATGCCGTCCTGAGTCCATTTCGCCAGGTCACCGCTACGGTAAGCGTGCAGCAACTGCCCGTCAGGCAGTGTCAGTGCAACAAAAGGGCTGTCGGCCCGTTGCGGTACATTCAAATAACCCAGGCTCACCCCCGGGCCTGCAATATACAAATCGCCCAGCACCTGTTCATCCACCGGCTGCAGGTTTTCGTCGAGAATCAACACCTGGCTGTTGGCGATGGGATGGCCGACGTTGCGAGGGCCGTCGCCGTGCCGGAACACTCTATGGGTTGCCAGCACCGTGGTCTCCGTCGGTCCATAGAAGTTATGCAACTGACATTGGCCTGCCAGTCGTTCGATTACATAGGGCTCGCAGAAATCGCCTCCAGTGAGTAGATGAGTAAGACCCAATGGCTGATCCAGCGGCAGGATGCTGAGCAGCGCCGGCGGTAGAAAACCATGGGTGACGCGTTGCCCGCGAATCAATTCGACCAGTTGTCGAGGGTCGTGACGTTGATCGGTGCTGGGGATAATCAACTCGGCGCCGGCTATCAAGGCAGGGAAAATATCGATCAATGAAGAGTCGAAGCTCAACGGCGAAAACTGCAACACGCGGCTCTCTTCACTCATCTCTACACAAGCGCCGAGCCAGGCGGTGAAATGCGCCAGATTGTATTGGCTAAGCAGCACCCCCTTGGGAAATCCGGTAGTACCCGAGGTGAAAAGCGCCATGCACGGTGTGTCGGCACTGGGACGTTCACGCATCAGTGGTAGCGCACGGGCGATGGTGCACGGTTCGATCTTGCTGACATCCAATGAGGCGAGGCGATCTCGCAGCGGATGCAGTCCATTCTCCAGCAATACACAAGCGCCGGCGCCTTCCAGCATCTGCTGTTGGCGCTGCACCGGATGGTCGGGCGCCAGAGGCAAATACACCGCACCACTCCCCAGCACCGCAAGGATGCTTGCGTACAGCTCGACGGACTTTGCCAGGCAAACGCCGACCACGGGTTGAGTTTCGATGCCCTCCAGCAGTGGAAGCAGACGCTGCTGGATCGCCAAGGCGTGTGCCTGGAGCTGCTGATAAGTCAGCAGGTTGCCCGCGATATTCAACGCTGTTCGAGTGGCGAACTTGTCCAGGCTGGCTTGCAGCCGTTCAATCATGGGGGTCTGGGCCGCCTGCAACAGCGCTGGATCCGCCGTGCGATTGAATCGATGCTTGAACGCCAAGGTTTCCAGCGCTGGCAGACTGTGTTCGGGCCAGTCGTTAGGGGTGACCACAACGGTGAAACAGGCTGGGTCCCTGGAATATCTACTAACCAACAAGGCGAGCCATTCCACCAGTGCGTTCGTTGCCTGGTGACGCAATCGCTGCCCATTGCCGCTGGGTTCCTCTGCGACGTCGTACACAGCCAACAGGCGTCGTTCACGGTCATAGCAGCGAAATTGCAGGGCTGGCAGTCCATTCTCGGACACCGGGCCAATGCCCATGCGCAAACTCATCCAGTAAGCGTCGGTGGATAATTGCGCCGGCGGCCGGCTACCGTCTTCAATCACCAGGTCGACAGGCCCCGTTCCCGAGGCATGACCGTACTGTTCCAGCACTTGCTTGACGGGGTCCAGGACGTTGCTGGCGGCGCCCCACGCTATCGTCAAACGTTTCATGCCGACCTCCCCGCCGCAGGCAGGTAGCTGCTCAGCGCCCGAGCCACGCTGGGTGTCTGCAGCACGCCGCTGTGACGCAGCAAGCTCATTATGTTGCCTATCAGCGGATGTTGGTGGGTGATGGGGAAATCCAGCGCAGAGACTTCATGGCGCAGTGCCAGACGCGTGTCTGCGCTGATCTCCAAGTGTTCGATCAGGTGCAGATCAAAGTCCTTCTGCAGGTCGTTGGTCAGGTAATGCTCCAGGAAAACGGGCAAAGCTTGAGCAATGCTGTCGCGCTCATGCGGGTTTGCCGATTGCCAGTAGAGACGCACCAACTGGGTCCAGAACTGTGCGTGGCGACCCTCATCAAACAGGTGGTCGGCCATCAGGCCGCGGATGGATGACTTGACGCTGTCATCCTTGGAGAACGCTGCCACGTCATGTGTCACGGTGTTTTCGGCAATGGCCACGCCGATCAACTCAACGGCGTCGTGCAAATGTGCTGGCACCTGCGCCTGTGCCGCCGGCAATGCGCGGCTCAATTCGATTTGCCCAGGCAGATCAAGCGGCTGGATACCGGTCATTTCCACGGCTTGTTGCAGGAAATCCAACGCGACCAACGCGTGATAGTCCTCGTCCACCACGACGGTCATCGCGTCGTACCGGCAGGCGAGCGGGAAGGGCGGTGAAAAACGGTTCTTGGCGATGTTGCGAGCGGTCTTGTCGACGATCTCGGTTTCGAAGATCACCACGTCATTGATGAATTTATAGAAACTTTGTACCAGCACGAAGTCGCGCCACTGTGGGCACTGCTCGAGGAAGGTCGCGCTCAGCACGAGGGGCTGGCGGCACAGAGGGAAGATGAGTTTGTTGTCGTCCTCCAGCAAGCGCCGGGGGCGTGTTCGAATGGTCGCGCGCCGCTCCCAGTCATCGGCAAAGGATCGATAATTGACAACGTTCATTGGCGTACCCCTTGCATCGAAGTCAGCACTGCGTCCCAAAAGGTAATGCGACTTTCCACGGCGTCGAGGGCCGCATTATCTGCTTGCTTCTGGCGAATCGGGTCTGCTCCGACCAGGCGCTTGAGCAATTGCTCCGCTGCCGGCCCATGGTCGTGGCTGTCCATTTCGATGTGACGATTGAGGTAGTGACATAAGGTGGATGCCTCATGATCAATGAGCGCATGACTGTGCAACAGCCGCTGGAACATCGACGGAATGACACTCTCACGGCCATGCAGGAAAGCCGCCGCGACGCAGTGAGTCGGGGCGCTCAAGGCGACCTGCACCGTGCTGTCGACAAAGCGGGCCGCCCCTGGTGGCGCATCGATCATGTGCAAGGCGGCACTGACCTCCACACCCTCGCGTTGCAGGTCGATCAGGCGGTTAATGGCGACAGTGCTGGCGCCGACCTCCGTCATGGCGTCCAGGTACAGCTCGAAGTGGCTGCAATAGCCCCGCGTCGGGTGTTCGTCTGACTCCTCGCCCAGCACTATTTCATTGATCAAGCGGGCAGCCTGTGAGTCCGCAGGTGGGAGCCAGGGTATCTGTGTACAGGTCAGGTCCTGTTGCAGGCGTTTAGTCAGGGTCATGAAGTCCCAGACGGCAAATACATGGTTTTCCATGAAATGCTGTAACTTGTTAAGTGAAGTTGTTTCTGTAAATAATGGATGATTGAAAAGTTGTAGTTTTTTTTGTTCAAGCAATTCTTGATACATGGTTGACGCCTATGAATTGTTGCAGGTGCTCAAAAGCCGTGTTGGGATTTTGTAGTTGTAAGATAGAAGGGGAACGTTAAATCGAGACCACACAACGCACACGGCGCAGCACTGACATAGACGTGCACTGCGGACTTGGAGGTGTGGTTTTTCGGGAAAGGATAATAAACTGATTAAACGTTTGGGCTGGCTTATAAATGTATTAGATGTTTTTTCTGTGTAGTTTTTCTTAAGTGAATTGTCTATTCCCAGTGTCGGATGTTTCCTCGATTTAATTAAGTTTAAGTGGGTTTTCCGTCTGCCAATGTGGCAACTTCCCAGGGAAGTTGCCCCGCAGGGGTAAAGCGCGATAGAGGGCCGAGGGTTCTATTGCTCGGCTTTTTTTTCGGTGGTTTCAAGCCCCTTGAGGTAGGTGGCTATGACCTCCATCCCACGCATCAAGTGATTACGCAGCGTCAGGATGCTCTCGTCGACCTTCTTCTGTGCCACCAGGTTCAGCAATTCACGGTGGTCCTCCTGGGACGACTCGCCTAGTCCCATCGCCTCAAGGTTGAAGCGCAGGAAGCGCTCCTCTTCATTCAGACCGTGCTCGACCAAGGTGAGCAGTCGCTGGTTGGGTGCCTTGCCATACAGAACCATGTGGAACAGCCGATTGAGGCGACCAATCTCGGTATAGTCCTTTTCGCATTCCAGCGCATTGATGCACGCCTCGGCCTCGGACAGATCTTTCTCGGTGAGCAATGGAATCGACAAGCGCAGTGCTTCGGATTCCAGCAGCATGCGCAAGGCATAGGTCTCAGCCGAATTGTCCTCGATCAAGGGCGCAACCACGGCACCCTTGTGAGTCACCACATGCAGCAAGGATTGCGCCTCCAGCTGGCGCAAGGCTTCGCGCACGGGCATGCGGCTGACGCCGAACAAGCTGGCCAGCTCCTGCTGGCGCATCGCAGTGCCACAGGGCAATC from Pseudomonas synxantha harbors:
- a CDS encoding methyl-accepting chemotaxis protein, producing the protein MNLKFSHKILLAASGVVVLAFALFTLYNDYLQRNTIKQNLASSIQQSGELTASSVQNWLSGRILVLENLAQNVAHQGNAADLPGLVDQPALTSNFQFTYVGQTNGVFTQRPDAKMPDDYDPRQRPWYKQAVVADKTMLTPPYMAAVGGQIVTIAMPVKKNGELLGVVGGDLSLQTLVKIINSVDFGGIGHAFLVSGDGQVIVSPDQDQVMKNLKDIYSGNNVRIEKVNQDVVLNHQDRILSFTPISGLPGADWYIGLSIDKEKAYAPLGKFRTSALIAMLIAVVAIAVLLSLLIQVLLRPLTTMGVAMKDIAQGEGDLTRRLDVTSKDEFGEVGSAFNQFVERIHASISEVSSATRQVHDLSQRVMASSNASIIGSDEQSARTNSVAAAINELGAATQEIARNAADASQHASGASEQADDGRKVVEQTIQAMSELSQKISLSCTQIETLNASTDNIGHILDVIKGISQQTNLLALNAAIEAARAGEAGRGFAVVADEVRNLAHRTQESAEEIHKMITSLQVGSREAVTTMNASQVSSEESVEVANQAGERLVSVTQRIVEIDGMNQSVAAATEEQTAVVETLNVDINQINLLNQQGVANLNETLKDCDALSQQASRLKQLVDSFKI
- a CDS encoding SRPBCC family protein, whose amino-acid sequence is MKPLQPDTLIRNPIGTPIVASVVVPCEAKRLWDVVGSFDSFDTFIPSLSHTEMTGVGVGALRTKFFHDGHCVVEQLNSRDESAMYMTWTTLYNTLGVARLWAAMSVEALGAQCSKATWTLVGEPQETTQAEFEQFAQTFADSALENVRRMLG
- a CDS encoding amino acid adenylation domain-containing protein; the encoded protein is MKRLTIAWGAASNVLDPVKQVLEQYGHASGTGPVDLVIEDGSRPPAQLSTDAYWMSLRMGIGPVSENGLPALQFRCYDRERRLLAVYDVAEEPSGNGQRLRHQATNALVEWLALLVSRYSRDPACFTVVVTPNDWPEHSLPALETLAFKHRFNRTADPALLQAAQTPMIERLQASLDKFATRTALNIAGNLLTYQQLQAHALAIQQRLLPLLEGIETQPVVGVCLAKSVELYASILAVLGSGAVYLPLAPDHPVQRQQQMLEGAGACVLLENGLHPLRDRLASLDVSKIEPCTIARALPLMRERPSADTPCMALFTSGTTGFPKGVLLSQYNLAHFTAWLGACVEMSEESRVLQFSPLSFDSSLIDIFPALIAGAELIIPSTDQRHDPRQLVELIRGQRVTHGFLPPALLSILPLDQPLGLTHLLTGGDFCEPYVIERLAGQCQLHNFYGPTETTVLATHRVFRHGDGPRNVGHPIANSQVLILDENLQPVDEQVLGDLYIAGPGVSLGYLNVPQRADSPFVALTLPDGQLLHAYRSGDLAKWTQDGIELGGRRDDQVKIRGFRVEPLEIEQCLRNSRLFRQVAVVIDPGLRVIAFVTQPEPSATLADLKQYARQWLPEHMQPVIWNELARMPGSSNGKIDRNALLAMPLSIPQEVTRSCAQTDLQKQLVDLWAQLLALPAGKLSIDDSFFNLGGHSILLSTLLLRVRERFGRSLSLNHFFEAPTIRTLAALMEGGVLPDTPGSQMEKDASQVLEIKILPEARLGDPRKVIVTGANSFVGAHIVHALLAAGAQEVACLVRELPGQSATARFTQALREYHLEHLDLSRVQVYAADIRQPRLGLACNVYDRLARDYGVVVHNAAQVNHVMDYVSLAKDNVEPALECLRLCETHCKKVLNFISTLSACSSVDADGYVLEAPAGHALPLYVKNGYNLTKWVAERLLGRAREQGAWVNIHRPGNISFNSQNGVCQPQKNRLMLMLKGSLQLGVAPRLNVNFDLMPVDFLAGFIAFHSARFTPGRNIFNLHNPQPLSWDQYLDAFSEAGHAFDRVGIEHWQRTLQTVSRDNALFRVLGFYLDGLGEDIGDTSMIRYDNARWGLEKMGMDYPPKNPELLRKGCDYLTAIGFL
- a CDS encoding diiron oxygenase; its protein translation is MNVVNYRSFADDWERRATIRTRPRRLLEDDNKLIFPLCRQPLVLSATFLEQCPQWRDFVLVQSFYKFINDVVIFETEIVDKTARNIAKNRFSPPFPLACRYDAMTVVVDEDYHALVALDFLQQAVEMTGIQPLDLPGQIELSRALPAAQAQVPAHLHDAVELIGVAIAENTVTHDVAAFSKDDSVKSSIRGLMADHLFDEGRHAQFWTQLVRLYWQSANPHERDSIAQALPVFLEHYLTNDLQKDFDLHLIEHLEISADTRLALRHEVSALDFPITHQHPLIGNIMSLLRHSGVLQTPSVARALSSYLPAAGRSA
- a CDS encoding DUF3050 domain-containing protein, with the protein product MYQELLEQKKLQLFNHPLFTETTSLNKLQHFMENHVFAVWDFMTLTKRLQQDLTCTQIPWLPPADSQAARLINEIVLGEESDEHPTRGYCSHFELYLDAMTEVGASTVAINRLIDLQREGVEVSAALHMIDAPPGAARFVDSTVQVALSAPTHCVAAAFLHGRESVIPSMFQRLLHSHALIDHEASTLCHYLNRHIEMDSHDHGPAAEQLLKRLVGADPIRQKQADNAALDAVESRITFWDAVLTSMQGVRQ
- a CDS encoding GntR family transcriptional regulator, translated to MTQKPNPLSSIKISGPIPAHLARSVIEETLRNAILDGRLPCGTAMRQQELASLFGVSRMPVREALRQLEAQSLLHVVTHKGAVVAPLIEDNSAETYALRMLLESEALRLSIPLLTEKDLSEAEACINALECEKDYTEIGRLNRLFHMVLYGKAPNQRLLTLVEHGLNEEERFLRFNLEAMGLGESSQEDHRELLNLVAQKKVDESILTLRNHLMRGMEVIATYLKGLETTEKKAEQ